The Corallococcus silvisoli genomic interval GAACGTCCGGCTGCGGCTGCGGCTGGACGCGCAGGGGCAAGTGACCCAGGCGGAGGTGATGGAGCCCGTCGGCCACGGCTTCGACGAGGCCGCGCGCACCGCGGCGCTCCAGTTCCGCTTCGAGCCCGCGAAGCGCAACGGCGTCGCGGCCCCCGCCCGCGTCACCTACACCTACGTGTTCCAGCTGGCCGCGCCCGTGGAGCCGGCACCGCCGCCGGCCCCTCGCATCACGATGACGGCGGCGAAGTCCCACGCGCCCGACACGGCCCCGGAGGAGTACGAGGAGACCGTCGAAGTCACCGGCGTGGGCGAGACGCAGGCCGAGCGCCGCCGCAAGTCCGCGGAGGCGGTGCAGGTCGTCGAGCTGGAGCAGGCCAGCATGGAGACCGCCGACCTGGGCACCGCGCTGGCGCGCACGGAAGGCGTGGACGTGCGGCGGGCCGGGGGACTTGGCAGCGGAGCACGCGTTTCGGTGGCGGGCCTGTCGGATGATCAGGTGCGCTTCTTCATCGACGGCGTTCCGCTGGAGCTGGCGGGCTACGGGCCCGCGATCGCCAGCGTGCCGGTGAACCTGGTGCAGCGGATGGAGATCTTCCAGGGCGTGGTGCCCATCCGCTTCGGCGCGGACGCGCTGGGCGGCGCGGTGGAGCTCGTCACCGACCAGGACGTGCGCGGCACGGGCGTGACGGGCTCGTATGAGCTGGGCTCTTTCGACACGCACCGCTTCACCGCGAGCGTCCGCCACCTCCAGGAGTCCACCGGCCTGCTGGTGCGCGCGCACGGCTTCTACGACGACGCGCGCAACAACTACCCCATCCAGGTGGAGGTGCCCAACGACCTGGGCAAGCTCGCGCCCGTGGAGGTGCGCCGCTTCCATGACGGCTACCGCGCCGGAGGCGCGAGCGTGGAGGCCGGCTACGTGGACCGGCCCTGGGCGCGGCGCCTGCTGGTGCGCGCCTTCCTCAACGCCGCCGGCCGGGAGATCCAGAACGACGTCGCCATGGAGTCCGCCTATGGCGACGTGACGACCGCGGAGGGCACCGCGGGCGCCACGCTGCGCTACGCGCAGACCTTCGACCCGGGCCTCACCGTGGACGCGGTGGGCGGCTACACGTTCCGCCGCAACCGCTTCCTGGACCTGGGCACCTGCGCGTACGACTGGTACGGCCGCTGCGTCGTCACCCTGCCCCAGCCGGGTGAGATCGAATCGCGAGCCGTGGAGCGCTACGTCAACCAGCACACCGCCTTCGCGCGCCTCAACGCCGCCTGGGTGCCCGTGCCCGGCGGAGCGCACACGGTGCGGCTGGCGGTGGCCCCCACCTTCGTCCAGCGCTCGGGCGAGGACCGCCAGCTCCAGGCGCGCGGCGAGGCGGATCCGCTGTCCGTGGGCCGGGGCGTGACGTCCCTGGTGACGGGCCTGGAGTACCAGCACGACGCCTTCGACGGCCGGCTCCAGAACATCGTCTTCGCCAAGGACTACCTCCAGGACACCCGCGCGAAGAAGCTGCTGGCCAGCAACGAGTTCATGAACCTGGGCCGCACCGCGCACGAGTTCGGCGTGGGCGACAGCCTGCGCTACCGGCTGTCCACCTCGCTCATCGCCAAGGCCTCCTATGAGTGGGCCACGCGGCTGCCGCGCCCGGACGAGCTCTTTGGCGACGGGCTGCTCATTGGCGACAACCTGGAGCTGCGGCCCGAGGTCAGCCACAACTTCAACCTGGGGCTGAGCTACGCGTCAGCGCCCAGCAGCCGCGGGGGCGGCTTCCGCGCCAGCGCTGGCGGCTTCGCGCGCCTGGCCGATCAGCTGATCGTCCTCATCGGGCGGGAGAGCTACTTCCTCTACCAGAACGTGTACGCGGCCCGCGCGCTGGGCGCCCTCGGGAGCGTGGGGTGGACGTCGCCCGGTCAGTACCTGGCCCTGGACGGCAACGCCACCTGGCAGGACGTTCGCAATGTCTCCACCGAGGGCAACTTCGGCGCGTTCGACGGACAGCGCATCCCCAACCGCCCCTACCTGCTCGGCAATGGCAGCGCGCAGGGGCGCGTGGGCGACCTCCTGCGCGACCACGACGAGCTGCTGGTGACGTGGCGCTCCCGCTATGTGCACGGCTTCTTCCGGTCGTGGGAGGGCCTGGGGGCGCAGGTGACGAAGTCGCGCATCCCCTCGCAGCTCACCCACTCGCTCGCGGTCACCTACGTGGTGCGCGACATGACGACGCGGCTGAGCTGGACGCTGGACCTGCAGAACCTCACCGACTCCCGGACCTACGACTTCTACGGCGTCCAACGCCCCGGCCGCAGCCTCGCCGCCAAGTTCACGCTGGAGCGCTGAGCACCGCGCCTCCGGCACTCCGCACGCAGCACCCGCAAACCCCCATCGAAAGGGATCTCCTTGAAGCTGTCACCCTCCTTCCGCACCCCGGGCCGCGTCCTCGCGGCACTCGCCTTCTCCTTCGTCGCGGCCTGCAGCGACAACACGGATCCGGACAACAACAACCCGGACGCCGGCCCCGTCACCAAGACGCCGCTGTACGCGTTCGTGGCGCAGGTGAGCACCGACACGGAGTCCCAGAGCTACATCATCCTCACGGACAAGGTGGACCAGACCGCGCCGCTGTCCCTGGCGAACGCCACGGAGATCAACGGCCGCGCGCTGGGCTCCGGCATCTCCAAGTCGGGCTCGCTCTTCGTGTCCAGCAGCGCGAACGCCACCGTCACCCGCTACAACGTGACGAACGACAACAAGCTGGAGAAGGCGGGCGAGGTCAGCTTCGCGGGCAAGGGCCTCACCACGATTGGCGAGTACCAGAACCAGTTCCAGTTCGTGTCGGAGACGAAGGCCTACTACTTCGACGGCCGGACGGCGCAGCTGATCATCTGGAACCCGAAGGACATGACGCTGACGAACAGCGTCGCGCTGCCGGACATGGCCATCAACGGCGCGATCCTCACGTTCGCGTCCAACCCCCTGCGCGTGGGCAACAAGGTGCTGATGCCGCTGGGTTGGCGCCCGTCCGCGGGCATCGGCATCACGAAGCAGGCGGGCATCATCGTGGTGGACACCACGAATGACAGCGCCGTGGTCGTCCGCGACGACCGCTGCGGCTACGTGCGCGACGGCATCGTGGGCACCGACGGCCAGGTGTACCTGGCGACGGAGGCGTACGGCGCCGCGGTGAAGCGCGTGTCCGGCAGCAACCCGGACGTGCCCACCCCCTGCCTCCTGAAGTTCGACCCGGCGACGGGCAAGTACGACGCCACCTTCTTCAAGGAGCTGGGCTCGCTGACGAACGACGGCGCCACGGGCTCGCTGCTCGCGGGCCCCAACGGCACCGGCTACCTGCGCGTGCTGGATGAGTCGGTCTACACGGTGGCGGAGGGCACGCACCCGCGCGTCATCGCGAGCGCCGTGGCGTGGAAGTGGTGGAAGCTGGACCCGGCCTCCGGCGCCAAGGCGACGCTGGTGGACACGCTGCCGGCCAGCACGGGCAGCTCCTTCCTCTTCCAGGCGGATGACCGCACCCTGTTCACCGAGTTCACCAACGGCGGCAGCAACACCAACTTCCGCGAGCTGACCGACCTGAGCGGCAAGCTGGTGGCGACGCACGAGGGCCTGTCCTTCTCGTTCCTCCAGCTGCGCTAGCCCCTGTCGTCGGCGGTACTTCGGCCCCCGCGGCCCGGGACGGAAGCCTCCGTCTCCGGTCCTCGGGGGCCTTTTTCATGCGCCAGGGCTCAGGTGCACATCAGCCACGAGCACTTGTTCGACTGGCACTCGCGGCCGGAGGAGCACAGGGCGCCCTTGGCCCGCTTGGTCACGCACTTGCCCGCGTTGGTGCCCCAGCCGCAGAACTGGGTCGCGGCGCAGTGGGCGTCCGTGGAGCAGGTGCAGACGCCGGGCACGTCGCCGCAGTTGTCCAGCGCGCTGCAGTCGCCGCTCTTGCACTCCTGGTCGAAGCGGCAGGTCTCGGAGACCGCCTTGGTGCTGGGAGCGTAGGCCTTGCCGCAGATCTTCGGGTACTGGGCCTCACGGGTGGCCTTGGGCACGTAGGCCGCGACGCCGCCGGTGTCGATGTCGGTGGCCGCGTCCGCCATGCCGGTGCGCGTGCTGTTGGCGCGCTCCCACATCCGGATGAAGTTCTCCGCGGAGCCCTCCAGGCCGCTGGTGTTGACGCCCAGCTGCTTCAGGTCCTTCACCACGTCCGGGAGCAGGCCCACGTGGGCCAGGCCGTAGATGTCGAAGTCGGTGCCCAGGCGCGGCGGGCCGGAGACGTTC includes:
- the mxcH gene encoding TonB-dependent siderophore myxochelin receptor MxcH → MGVALLSLPCASGLAHAGGLQEEAAPEPPPARTAEPGAQDAAQPTPAPAAPVIELPRLLRSVEAPYPPEAAREKLEANVRLRLRLDAQGQVTQAEVMEPVGHGFDEAARTAALQFRFEPAKRNGVAAPARVTYTYVFQLAAPVEPAPPPAPRITMTAAKSHAPDTAPEEYEETVEVTGVGETQAERRRKSAEAVQVVELEQASMETADLGTALARTEGVDVRRAGGLGSGARVSVAGLSDDQVRFFIDGVPLELAGYGPAIASVPVNLVQRMEIFQGVVPIRFGADALGGAVELVTDQDVRGTGVTGSYELGSFDTHRFTASVRHLQESTGLLVRAHGFYDDARNNYPIQVEVPNDLGKLAPVEVRRFHDGYRAGGASVEAGYVDRPWARRLLVRAFLNAAGREIQNDVAMESAYGDVTTAEGTAGATLRYAQTFDPGLTVDAVGGYTFRRNRFLDLGTCAYDWYGRCVVTLPQPGEIESRAVERYVNQHTAFARLNAAWVPVPGGAHTVRLAVAPTFVQRSGEDRQLQARGEADPLSVGRGVTSLVTGLEYQHDAFDGRLQNIVFAKDYLQDTRAKKLLASNEFMNLGRTAHEFGVGDSLRYRLSTSLIAKASYEWATRLPRPDELFGDGLLIGDNLELRPEVSHNFNLGLSYASAPSSRGGGFRASAGGFARLADQLIVLIGRESYFLYQNVYAARALGALGSVGWTSPGQYLALDGNATWQDVRNVSTEGNFGAFDGQRIPNRPYLLGNGSAQGRVGDLLRDHDELLVTWRSRYVHGFFRSWEGLGAQVTKSRIPSQLTHSLAVTYVVRDMTTRLSWTLDLQNLTDSRTYDFYGVQRPGRSLAAKFTLER